The following are from one region of the Mycolicibacterium helvum genome:
- a CDS encoding helix-turn-helix transcriptional regulator, translating into MSDTHATSTTLGGYLRARRALVSPADVGRTSTSRRRVPGLRREEVAELVGLSTDYYVRLEQGRADRPSDEVLDALCRALLLGSAERAHLYDLARPVRRRPTRVIADHPRTLRDPLRQMVEAIPTTPAMIMNDRNDVLAWNHLAAALIADFPNLAVQERNMGRQIFLNPQSKLVHPDWDDAARTTVGMLRMAAGRHPHDPELVQLVGELSLSSPSFRTLWASHHVHQKTHGPKRFHHPDLGDIDLRYETFQLPDAADHLLVIYTAAPGSTSEEALNFLGSLTAASPKTPHNPNTRSV; encoded by the coding sequence ATGTCCGACACGCACGCGACCAGCACGACCCTCGGCGGCTACCTACGCGCGCGCCGTGCCCTGGTTTCTCCCGCCGATGTCGGCCGCACGTCGACCAGCAGACGCAGAGTTCCCGGACTACGGCGCGAAGAAGTCGCCGAATTGGTCGGCTTGAGCACCGACTATTACGTACGACTGGAACAGGGACGTGCCGACCGACCCTCCGACGAAGTACTCGACGCGCTCTGTCGAGCGCTGCTTCTCGGATCCGCCGAACGCGCCCACCTCTACGACTTGGCAAGGCCGGTCCGACGCAGGCCCACCCGAGTGATCGCTGACCACCCGCGCACGCTGCGCGACCCGCTCCGCCAGATGGTCGAAGCAATCCCAACCACACCCGCGATGATCATGAACGACCGAAACGACGTGTTGGCGTGGAATCACCTAGCGGCGGCCCTGATCGCCGATTTCCCTAACCTTGCTGTCCAAGAACGCAATATGGGACGCCAGATCTTTCTGAACCCCCAGTCCAAACTTGTGCACCCCGATTGGGACGACGCAGCCCGCACCACAGTGGGGATGCTGCGTATGGCAGCCGGACGTCACCCACACGATCCCGAACTCGTCCAACTCGTTGGCGAACTCTCACTGAGCAGCCCCAGCTTCCGCACCCTCTGGGCATCTCACCACGTACATCAAAAGACGCACGGCCCCAAACGATTCCACCACCCAGACCTGGGCGATATCGACCTGCGATACGAAACATTTCAACTCCCCGACGCCGCCGATCACTTGCTTGTCATTTACACCGCCGCTCCGGGTAGCACCTCAGAGGAAGCACTCAACTTTCTCGGGAGCCTCACGGCCGCATCGCCAAAGACTCCCCACAACCCCAACACCCGCTCGGTCTGA
- a CDS encoding MFS transporter translates to MSSSRAGTARTADIPTQEPAPMTDQAGNGFWPMMVAIALASMLLPFSITGAAMALPTMAANLGASVSSGQWVLNGFNITFAALPLAFGSLADRWGRRRILLSGITMVGLMSLVVAVAPSMAVVVAARVIQGAGAASVLASGAAVLAHATTGRRRHLAFGILGASFGSGLAIGPLAAGALVQSAGWRSVFFLLAAISLPALLCGTRAPESRNPDQPAFDVAGLVLFTAGLTCLSFAFVAASTTGWTAAGTLFLLAGAVALIALFAVVELHMAERAMFDVRLFRKPEFVAVIFQPFTVSLGFVVLLVYLTIYLQGVAGHTTVASGLLLLPMTAPVLVLPLIASNLAARTSVRMVLTGASVLIVIGALLLMTLRSDGSWLMLALPLLPFGAGVGLAFGVMDNAAVSTVPVSNAGAAAGIFNTMRVTGESVAIAAAAAVLTTLTARDLSSHGVAADYASALAGQAIQGHLDPAHSAALTEGITNAFHTIGLALAALSAVGAVLTFFALAPHRAQSRGSDHHTSTTGATR, encoded by the coding sequence ATGTCCTCTTCACGAGCGGGTACTGCCCGCACCGCTGATATCCCGACCCAGGAGCCAGCTCCGATGACCGACCAGGCCGGAAACGGATTTTGGCCAATGATGGTGGCGATCGCGCTAGCCAGCATGCTGCTGCCCTTCTCGATCACCGGGGCGGCGATGGCGTTGCCCACCATGGCGGCGAATCTGGGCGCATCCGTCAGTTCCGGACAGTGGGTGCTCAACGGCTTCAACATCACCTTCGCCGCCCTACCCCTGGCCTTTGGGAGCCTTGCAGATCGGTGGGGAAGGCGACGCATCCTGTTGTCGGGCATCACCATGGTCGGGCTGATGTCCTTGGTGGTGGCGGTGGCCCCGTCAATGGCTGTGGTCGTTGCTGCGCGCGTCATCCAAGGAGCCGGGGCCGCGTCGGTCTTGGCGTCGGGGGCCGCGGTCTTGGCGCACGCCACCACCGGGCGCCGCCGACACCTCGCCTTCGGCATCCTCGGGGCATCGTTTGGCTCAGGTCTGGCCATTGGCCCGCTAGCCGCCGGTGCACTGGTGCAGTCCGCCGGCTGGCGGTCGGTGTTCTTCCTGTTGGCTGCGATCTCCCTACCCGCACTGCTGTGCGGGACGCGGGCACCGGAATCTCGCAATCCCGATCAGCCCGCATTCGACGTGGCCGGGCTGGTGCTTTTCACGGCGGGGCTGACGTGTCTTTCCTTTGCGTTCGTCGCAGCGAGTACCACCGGCTGGACCGCGGCGGGCACGCTGTTCTTACTGGCAGGCGCGGTGGCCTTGATAGCCCTGTTCGCGGTGGTGGAACTTCACATGGCAGAGCGGGCGATGTTCGATGTCCGACTCTTCCGCAAACCCGAGTTCGTTGCCGTGATTTTTCAACCCTTCACTGTCTCTTTGGGGTTCGTGGTCCTGTTGGTCTACCTCACCATTTATCTTCAAGGCGTTGCCGGGCACACCACGGTGGCCAGCGGCCTGCTGCTGCTCCCGATGACTGCGCCGGTACTGGTCCTACCCCTGATCGCCAGCAACCTAGCCGCTCGGACGTCGGTCAGGATGGTCTTGACCGGAGCCTCCGTTCTCATCGTGATCGGTGCCCTGCTGTTGATGACACTGCGTAGCGACGGATCATGGCTGATGCTTGCGTTGCCGCTGTTGCCGTTCGGTGCGGGCGTGGGCCTGGCGTTTGGGGTCATGGACAACGCTGCCGTCAGCACCGTCCCTGTCAGCAACGCCGGGGCGGCGGCAGGGATCTTCAACACCATGCGCGTCACCGGGGAGTCCGTCGCGATCGCCGCCGCCGCGGCGGTCCTGACCACCCTGACTGCCCGAGACCTGAGCAGCCACGGCGTCGCCGCCGACTACGCTTCAGCACTGGCCGGGCAAGCGATCCAAGGACACCTTGACCCCGCCCATTCAGCTGCCTTGACCGAAGGCATCACCAATGCCTTCCACACCATCGGGCTGGCGCTTGCCGCCCTGTCGGCCGTCGGTGCGGTCCTGACATTCTTCGCCCTGGCACCCCACAGAGCCCAATCGCGAGGCAGCGACCACCACACGTCCACGACCGGAGCCACTCGATGA
- a CDS encoding IS481 family transposase: MTHRNAPLSVEGRRRLVARCQTRPIAHVAAEMGISRACASKWVNRFRQFGEMGLEDRSSTPRCQPAATAAQTITVIETMRRTRKWSATRIAFELNAQGVAISRRTVSRHLVALGLNRRRFIDPNGEPNRAPRPITARRPGHMVHVDVKKVGRIPDGGGWRVHGKGSPHAKAVARTTAAGARAGYVYLHSAIDGYARLAYTEALPDEKATTAIGFMHRARVWFAAHGIDRIERIVTDNGACYRAKDFAHVLHRARHQRIAPYTPRHNGKVERYNRILAEEFLYARTWTSEAQRAEALKIWNIHFNYDRPHSATDGQPPASRLTHGVTNVMASYS; this comes from the coding sequence ATGACTCACCGCAACGCCCCATTGTCCGTGGAGGGCCGACGCCGTCTCGTCGCTCGCTGTCAGACGCGTCCGATCGCCCACGTGGCCGCCGAGATGGGGATCTCCCGGGCGTGTGCCTCGAAGTGGGTCAACCGGTTCCGTCAGTTCGGCGAGATGGGCTTGGAAGACCGTTCGTCCACTCCGCGATGTCAACCCGCCGCGACTGCTGCGCAGACAATCACCGTGATCGAGACGATGCGCCGCACGCGGAAGTGGTCGGCGACCCGGATCGCCTTCGAACTCAACGCTCAAGGCGTAGCGATCAGCCGCCGCACCGTGTCTCGGCACCTGGTCGCGCTCGGGCTGAACCGGCGACGGTTCATCGACCCCAACGGGGAGCCGAATCGTGCGCCACGTCCCATCACCGCACGCCGACCCGGCCACATGGTTCACGTTGACGTGAAGAAGGTCGGCCGCATCCCCGACGGCGGCGGCTGGAGGGTGCACGGAAAGGGCAGCCCACACGCCAAAGCCGTCGCCCGAACCACCGCCGCGGGCGCCCGAGCCGGCTACGTCTATCTGCACTCCGCCATCGACGGCTATGCGCGGTTGGCCTACACCGAAGCACTACCCGACGAAAAAGCCACCACCGCAATCGGTTTCATGCACCGCGCTCGCGTATGGTTTGCCGCCCACGGCATCGACCGGATCGAACGGATCGTCACCGACAACGGCGCCTGCTACCGAGCCAAGGATTTCGCTCACGTCCTTCACAGGGCACGCCATCAGCGAATCGCGCCCTACACCCCGCGGCACAACGGCAAAGTAGAGCGCTACAACCGCATCCTGGCAGAAGAGTTCCTCTATGCCCGCACTTGGACCTCAGAAGCCCAACGCGCCGAAGCCCTGAAGATCTGGAACATCCACTTCAACTACGACCGACCACACTCCGCCACCGACGGTCAGCCACCGGCATCACGACTCACTCACGGTGTCACCAACGTCATGGCCTCATACAGCTAG
- a CDS encoding ArsR/SmtB family transcription factor, protein MNAGKQLADDHAHLVVEVFRMLADATRVQLLWSLIDGELSVNDLAECVGKPPPSVSQHLAKLRMARLVRTRREGTQVFYRLENDHVRQLVTDAVYNAEHAAGGTPAHHRGVHELPSRGSA, encoded by the coding sequence ATGAATGCAGGTAAGCAACTGGCTGACGACCACGCTCATCTGGTCGTGGAGGTCTTCCGGATGCTGGCCGACGCCACCCGGGTGCAGCTGCTCTGGTCGCTGATCGACGGTGAACTCAGCGTCAACGATCTGGCGGAATGTGTGGGCAAGCCACCACCGTCGGTGTCCCAGCATCTGGCCAAGCTGCGGATGGCCCGTCTGGTGCGCACCCGGCGCGAGGGCACCCAGGTGTTTTATCGGCTCGAGAACGATCACGTCCGTCAGCTCGTCACCGATGCGGTCTACAACGCCGAGCACGCGGCCGGCGGCACACCCGCTCACCATCGTGGTGTCCATGAATTGCCGTCACGGGGAAGCGCCTGA
- a CDS encoding cation diffusion facilitator family transporter, protein MSRGHDHSHDHAGRVDDALRDSTAGIRAVKISLVVLGITAIAQIVIVMISGSIALAADTIHNFSDALTAVPLWIAFALSTKAATRRYTYGFGRVEDLAGLFVVAMIALSAIVAGYEAIGRLIHPRPIEHLGWVALAGLLGFIGNEWVALYRIRIGRRIGSAALVADGLHARTDGFTSLAVVIGAGGVALGFPLADPIIGLVITVAILAVLRTAVRDVFARLMDGVDPTYIDTAETTLAARPGVRSVRSVRMRWIGHRLHADAELDIDPNLTLAEAHHIAHGAEHDLSHAIPKLDSAVVHAYPAHAP, encoded by the coding sequence ATGAGTCGCGGGCACGATCACAGCCACGACCACGCCGGCCGCGTCGATGACGCACTGCGCGACAGCACCGCGGGCATCCGCGCCGTCAAGATCAGCCTTGTGGTGTTGGGCATCACCGCGATCGCTCAGATCGTCATCGTCATGATCTCCGGGTCGATCGCCTTGGCCGCGGACACTATCCACAATTTCTCCGACGCGCTCACCGCGGTGCCGCTGTGGATCGCGTTTGCGTTGAGCACCAAGGCCGCTACCCGTCGCTACACCTACGGCTTCGGGCGCGTCGAGGACCTCGCTGGGTTGTTCGTCGTTGCGATGATTGCCCTTTCGGCGATTGTTGCGGGCTACGAGGCCATCGGACGCCTCATCCACCCCCGCCCCATCGAACACCTCGGCTGGGTGGCCCTGGCCGGTCTGCTCGGCTTCATCGGCAACGAATGGGTGGCGCTCTACCGAATTCGCATCGGACGCCGAATCGGCTCGGCCGCCTTGGTTGCCGACGGTCTGCACGCCCGCACCGACGGTTTCACCTCTTTGGCGGTGGTCATCGGCGCCGGCGGCGTTGCGCTGGGGTTCCCATTGGCGGACCCGATCATCGGTCTGGTCATCACCGTGGCCATCCTGGCGGTGCTGCGCACCGCGGTCCGTGATGTCTTCGCCCGCCTGATGGATGGCGTAGATCCCACTTATATCGATACTGCTGAGACCACGCTGGCCGCACGCCCCGGAGTGCGGTCGGTGCGCAGCGTGCGGATGCGTTGGATCGGTCACCGGCTGCACGCCGACGCCGAACTCGACATCGACCCCAACCTCACGCTGGCAGAAGCGCACCACATCGCCCACGGCGCCGAACACGATCTCTCCCACGCCATCCCGAAACTGGACTCCGCCGTCGTGCACGCCTATCCGGCGCACGCGCCCTAA
- a CDS encoding carboxylesterase/lipase family protein, with the protein MHEHTVRATTGSGVVEGFTRHGVNRWRSIPYARPPVGALRFRAPQPPQPWRGVRYCHGFANCAPQQRRYTMLGVGKYQPMGEDCLTLNVVTPQWPGAEPDHEPLPVMFFIHGGGYLMGSSATPLYDGAALARRGCVYVSVNYRLGALGCVDLSSLSTPDTPIDSNLFLRDLVMALRWVRENIGAFGGDPGNVTIFGESAGAQAVATLLAVPGAEGLFAQAISESPASGLVSGPETAAKIAGKFAALLGAGSDDGAEIVMRARPRDLVDALDTLLVRSLDDMDGAFSLGPTFGDEVLPDDPFVAMRRGAAHKVPLIVGTNADEGKLFTRFMKLLPTTEPAIERLLSTADPEARERITAAYPGYPRPAACVALGGDFAFGTAAWQIAEAHGAHAPTYMYRYDYAPRTLHWSGLGATHATELLAVFDIYRTRFGSALTAAMDRRSALKVSRDLQSRWRGFSRSGVPGDDWPRYSDPERAVLVFDRQTRVEYDPHAHRRTAWEGFSLASR; encoded by the coding sequence ATGCACGAACACACCGTCCGCGCCACCACCGGCAGCGGCGTCGTCGAGGGGTTCACCCGCCACGGGGTAAACAGGTGGCGTTCGATTCCCTACGCCCGCCCGCCGGTCGGGGCACTGCGATTCCGTGCCCCGCAGCCCCCGCAGCCCTGGCGTGGTGTGCGGTACTGCCATGGCTTCGCCAACTGTGCCCCTCAGCAGCGGCGCTACACGATGTTGGGGGTGGGCAAGTACCAGCCGATGGGCGAGGACTGCCTGACTCTCAATGTTGTCACCCCCCAGTGGCCGGGTGCCGAGCCGGATCATGAGCCATTGCCGGTGATGTTCTTCATCCACGGCGGCGGTTACCTGATGGGTAGCTCGGCCACCCCGCTTTATGACGGCGCCGCGCTGGCCCGCCGTGGCTGTGTATACGTGTCGGTGAACTACCGGCTTGGGGCACTGGGCTGCGTGGACCTGTCGTCGCTGTCCACGCCCGACACCCCGATCGACAGCAACCTGTTCCTGCGCGATCTCGTCATGGCCTTGCGCTGGGTACGGGAGAACATCGGCGCCTTCGGCGGTGACCCCGGCAACGTGACGATCTTCGGCGAGAGCGCCGGTGCGCAAGCGGTCGCGACCCTGTTGGCCGTTCCGGGCGCGGAAGGTCTTTTCGCCCAAGCTATTTCCGAGAGTCCGGCGTCGGGGTTGGTGAGTGGCCCGGAGACTGCCGCAAAGATTGCCGGAAAGTTCGCCGCCCTGCTCGGGGCTGGATCCGACGACGGCGCCGAAATCGTGATGCGGGCCAGGCCCCGGGACCTGGTTGACGCGCTGGACACCCTGCTGGTCCGCAGCCTGGACGATATGGATGGCGCCTTCTCCCTCGGCCCGACTTTCGGCGACGAGGTCCTGCCCGACGACCCGTTCGTGGCGATGCGCCGAGGCGCGGCGCACAAGGTGCCGCTGATCGTCGGCACCAACGCCGACGAGGGAAAGCTGTTCACTCGCTTCATGAAGCTGCTACCAACCACCGAGCCTGCGATCGAACGCCTGCTCTCGACTGCCGATCCCGAAGCGCGAGAACGGATCACCGCCGCCTATCCGGGCTACCCACGCCCGGCGGCCTGTGTGGCGCTCGGCGGTGATTTTGCGTTCGGGACGGCCGCCTGGCAGATCGCCGAGGCGCATGGCGCCCATGCGCCGACCTACATGTATCGCTACGACTACGCCCCGCGGACCCTGCACTGGTCTGGTCTCGGCGCCACGCACGCGACCGAACTGCTGGCGGTCTTCGACATCTACCGCACCCGGTTCGGGTCGGCGCTCACGGCCGCGATGGACCGGCGCTCGGCACTGAAGGTCAGTCGCGACCTGCAGTCTCGATGGCGCGGTTTCAGTCGCAGCGGTGTGCCCGGCGATGACTGGCCGCGCTACAGCGATCCGGAGCGCGCGGTGCTGGTGTTCGACCGGCAGACCCGGGTCGAGTATGACCCGCACGCCCATCGCCGCACGGCATGGGAAGGCTTTTCGCTCGCGAGTCGCTAG
- a CDS encoding DUF7064 domain-containing protein: MQTNDIVIERPSDLTAEWLAAALGAPVTGFTVDRIGTGQMSECYRIGLTYGDGGSGPASVILKVAATDPMSRQTGLGLGLYEREVRFYSDVAPRLGGPVAECYHTSYDPETGIFALLLDDAAPAEVGDEIRGATIDDAVLALTALSRLHAPVIGSERLAHAEWLTRAAPLNQALLGQLWAGFADRYGEAITSDQRLVCERLVESFDAYLAAESLADRIKGLVHGDYRLDNMLFGRPGSRRDLTVVDWQTVTWGPAMTDVAYFIGCAVAIEDRRAYYDELLRAYHQGLGPDSSLTLDDVRDGVRRQSFAGVMMAVVSSMLVERTDRGDEMFLTMLDRHTSHVLDTGALEVLPAGEAPQALTPDPADEGAHEPGDEPLWNESWYWDFADPAQGVGGWIRLGLVPNQNVAWINALVCGPDMPTVALVNFAAPLPVDPAVAQADGAELRHGAITPLQSYRVEVRGTAQAYDDPSALLRDEPGRPVDLAMDLTWTSVGTPYAYRITTRYEIPCTITGTVTIDGRVYHFEAVPGQRDHSHGVRDWWSMDWVWSALHLQDGTHLHGVDLRIPGMGPISVGYLQRSGEPVTETTAVTADATFADNGLPLTTSIVYEPGPVQTEVDIRGHAPVRLIGPAGQISLFPRAWVAVKTADGRSGAGWVEWNRNV; this comes from the coding sequence GTGCAGACCAACGACATCGTCATCGAGCGCCCCAGTGACCTGACCGCCGAATGGCTGGCCGCAGCCCTCGGGGCCCCGGTGACCGGATTCACCGTCGATCGCATCGGCACCGGCCAGATGAGCGAGTGCTACCGGATCGGATTGACCTACGGCGACGGCGGAAGCGGTCCCGCCTCGGTGATCCTCAAGGTTGCCGCCACCGATCCGATGAGTAGGCAGACCGGCCTCGGGCTGGGGCTCTACGAGCGGGAGGTGAGGTTTTACTCCGACGTGGCGCCACGCCTGGGCGGCCCGGTGGCCGAGTGTTATCACACCTCGTATGACCCCGAGACGGGCATCTTCGCGCTGCTGCTCGACGATGCCGCTCCCGCCGAGGTTGGCGACGAAATCCGCGGTGCCACAATCGATGACGCCGTTCTGGCGCTGACCGCGCTGAGCCGCCTGCACGCCCCGGTGATCGGCAGCGAGAGGCTGGCTCACGCGGAGTGGCTTACTCGGGCCGCCCCGCTGAACCAGGCTTTGCTCGGTCAGCTGTGGGCCGGGTTCGCTGATCGCTATGGCGAAGCGATTACCTCGGATCAGCGACTGGTGTGCGAACGCCTGGTGGAGAGCTTCGACGCCTATCTGGCAGCCGAGTCGTTAGCCGACCGGATCAAGGGACTCGTGCACGGCGACTACCGGCTGGACAACATGCTCTTCGGCCGCCCCGGGTCCCGGCGCGACCTCACCGTGGTGGACTGGCAGACCGTCACCTGGGGCCCGGCCATGACCGATGTCGCCTACTTCATCGGTTGTGCGGTCGCCATCGAGGACCGTCGGGCGTACTACGACGAGCTACTGCGCGCGTATCACCAAGGGCTTGGCCCCGATTCGTCGCTGACGCTTGATGACGTGCGCGACGGTGTGCGGCGCCAGAGCTTCGCGGGCGTGATGATGGCAGTCGTGTCGTCAATGCTGGTTGAGCGCACTGATCGTGGCGATGAGATGTTCTTGACCATGCTCGACCGGCACACCAGTCATGTGCTCGATACGGGGGCATTGGAAGTCCTGCCCGCAGGCGAGGCCCCGCAGGCACTGACACCCGACCCGGCCGACGAGGGAGCACATGAACCCGGCGACGAGCCGCTGTGGAACGAGAGTTGGTACTGGGATTTCGCCGACCCGGCGCAAGGCGTCGGCGGCTGGATCCGGCTCGGCCTGGTGCCCAATCAGAACGTTGCGTGGATCAACGCATTGGTGTGCGGTCCGGATATGCCCACCGTCGCGCTGGTGAACTTCGCGGCCCCGCTGCCCGTGGACCCTGCCGTCGCCCAAGCCGATGGTGCCGAGCTGCGCCACGGCGCGATCACGCCGTTGCAGTCCTACCGCGTCGAAGTCCGCGGCACCGCACAGGCATACGACGACCCGTCGGCGCTCCTGCGGGACGAGCCTGGTCGGCCGGTGGACCTGGCGATGGACCTCACCTGGACGTCGGTCGGAACCCCCTATGCGTATCGCATCACCACGCGCTACGAAATCCCCTGCACTATCACCGGAACCGTCACCATCGACGGGCGCGTCTATCATTTCGAGGCGGTCCCCGGGCAGCGCGATCACTCGCACGGTGTGCGTGACTGGTGGAGCATGGACTGGGTCTGGAGTGCGTTGCATCTGCAGGATGGAACGCATTTACACGGTGTGGATCTGCGCATCCCTGGCATGGGGCCGATCAGCGTGGGTTATCTGCAACGCTCCGGCGAACCGGTCACCGAGACCACGGCCGTCACGGCCGACGCGACGTTCGCCGACAACGGATTACCGCTGACCACCAGCATCGTCTATGAGCCGGGGCCGGTGCAGACAGAAGTCGACATCCGTGGCCACGCACCCGTCCGGCTGATCGGACCGGCGGGTCAGATCAGCTTGTTCCCGCGGGCCTGGGTGGCCGTCAAGACCGCCGATGGCAGAAGTGGTGCCGGCTGGGTGGAGTGGAACCGCAACGTCTGA
- a CDS encoding SCO6745 family protein: MGRSPELARRLFDRYEPVHGITYFAPSVRTVLDALGFIWFWRGYFACRAAPLGQVPAEVVTAVFYNFSAERVHKAVPAIWEIATPADMVRVRLDSAVAALRGYGLSDQTPGVAEAAELAGLAARNAPLDGRPLFAANLALPWPDTALASLWHAATLLREHRGDGHVAILVNEGISGRESNVFHVAAGAVPADFIKRSRDYSDEEWEACVQSLGERGLLTPACTLTDAGRALKDHIELRTDTLALSALGALDDAGVERLFQVLTPITRQVIAGGDLPVATPMALRRDELDDNSARL; encoded by the coding sequence GTGGGCAGATCACCTGAGTTGGCACGCCGTCTCTTCGACCGCTACGAACCCGTTCACGGCATCACCTATTTCGCACCGAGCGTGCGAACCGTGTTGGACGCCTTGGGGTTCATCTGGTTCTGGCGCGGATACTTCGCCTGTCGCGCCGCGCCATTGGGGCAGGTGCCGGCCGAGGTGGTAACCGCGGTGTTCTACAACTTCTCCGCCGAGCGGGTGCACAAGGCGGTGCCCGCGATCTGGGAGATCGCCACGCCAGCCGACATGGTTCGGGTGCGGCTGGACTCCGCAGTGGCCGCATTGCGGGGTTACGGACTCAGCGACCAGACCCCGGGTGTGGCGGAAGCCGCCGAACTTGCCGGCCTAGCCGCCCGCAACGCGCCACTGGACGGTCGGCCATTATTTGCGGCGAATCTGGCACTCCCCTGGCCCGACACCGCGTTGGCAAGCCTGTGGCACGCGGCGACCCTGCTCCGCGAGCACCGCGGCGATGGTCATGTGGCGATTCTGGTCAACGAGGGCATCAGCGGTCGCGAGTCCAACGTGTTTCACGTCGCCGCCGGCGCGGTGCCTGCCGATTTCATCAAGCGTAGCCGGGACTACTCCGACGAGGAGTGGGAGGCGTGCGTGCAGTCTCTCGGCGAGCGCGGATTACTCACGCCCGCATGCACTCTCACCGATGCTGGGCGGGCGCTGAAGGATCACATCGAACTGCGGACCGACACACTTGCGCTGAGCGCGTTGGGCGCACTCGACGACGCTGGCGTGGAGCGGTTGTTCCAGGTGCTCACGCCGATCACCCGGCAGGTGATCGCCGGCGGCGATCTTCCGGTGGCCACCCCGATGGCGCTGCGCCGCGACGAACTCGACGACAATTCCGCGCGGCTATAA
- a CDS encoding DUF4333 domain-containing protein codes for MMLSTMVLPRLGAALAAAGLAGAALAGCSFNVSTGVSVSKTDLEKDISARLEKAGQKPQTVTCKDDLQGEVGKTTRCEVVLSTDNSFEPVVTVTKVDGATVSYDMTPALSKAQLEKGVSGLLAKASNVTVDSVSCDGGLEGKEGTETHCDVTVAGVTSKRTVVVTKIEGLMLYFNVLPVLEKAQVESSLLDQLATQLGSRPDSATCTGDLEGKVGNSITCTVVAGPETQDFALTVSDVNGDRIDFNYKPAA; via the coding sequence ATGATGCTTTCGACGATGGTGCTGCCCCGGCTCGGGGCCGCGCTGGCGGCCGCGGGCCTTGCCGGCGCGGCCCTGGCCGGTTGCTCGTTCAACGTCAGCACGGGTGTCTCGGTGTCGAAAACCGACCTCGAAAAGGACATTTCGGCGCGGCTGGAAAAAGCCGGGCAGAAGCCGCAGACGGTGACCTGCAAGGATGATCTGCAGGGCGAGGTCGGCAAGACCACCCGCTGCGAGGTGGTGCTCAGTACCGACAACAGCTTCGAACCCGTGGTCACCGTCACCAAGGTCGATGGCGCCACGGTCAGCTACGACATGACCCCGGCGCTGTCGAAGGCGCAGCTGGAGAAAGGCGTGTCCGGCCTGCTGGCCAAAGCCTCCAACGTCACGGTCGACTCGGTGAGCTGTGATGGCGGCCTGGAGGGTAAGGAGGGCACCGAGACTCACTGTGATGTCACGGTCGCCGGCGTCACCTCCAAGCGCACCGTGGTCGTCACCAAGATCGAGGGTCTGATGCTGTATTTCAACGTGCTGCCCGTGCTGGAGAAGGCTCAGGTCGAAAGCTCGCTGTTGGATCAGCTTGCGACGCAGCTGGGGAGCCGGCCGGATTCGGCGACGTGCACTGGCGATTTGGAGGGCAAGGTCGGTAACTCCATCACGTGCACGGTGGTGGCCGGCCCGGAGACCCAGGACTTCGCGTTGACGGTTAGCGACGTCAACGGTGACCGGATCGACTTCAACTACAAGCCCGCCGCATGA
- a CDS encoding FadR/GntR family transcriptional regulator, giving the protein MVSELHSSVLTALGEAIVSGRYQPGQVLTLDSVSTDHGVSRSVAREAIRVLESMRMVAPRRRVGITIQPPTKWNVFDPRVIRWRLDAGDRAAQLTSLSELRRGFEPAAAALAARRADPHQCRIMAAAVSDMVVHGRSGDLESYLLADKVFHRTLLEASGNEMFRALTDVVAEVLAGRTHHGMMPSRPNPTAIELHDEVARAIRLRDEVAAERAMRAIIDESAAALAEDLSPRTT; this is encoded by the coding sequence ATGGTGAGCGAGCTGCACAGCAGTGTGCTCACCGCGCTCGGCGAAGCCATCGTCTCTGGGCGCTACCAACCCGGCCAGGTGCTGACGCTCGACAGCGTCAGCACCGACCATGGCGTGTCTCGTTCGGTGGCCCGCGAGGCCATCCGGGTGTTGGAGTCCATGCGGATGGTCGCCCCCCGTAGGCGGGTGGGCATCACGATCCAGCCGCCCACCAAGTGGAATGTCTTCGACCCGAGGGTGATTCGCTGGCGACTGGATGCCGGTGACCGTGCTGCGCAACTGACGTCGTTGTCGGAGTTGCGACGGGGTTTCGAGCCGGCGGCCGCCGCATTGGCTGCGCGCCGTGCCGACCCGCATCAGTGCCGCATCATGGCGGCCGCTGTCTCGGACATGGTGGTGCATGGCCGCTCAGGCGATTTGGAATCGTATCTTCTGGCGGACAAGGTATTTCACCGCACGCTGTTGGAGGCCAGTGGCAATGAGATGTTCCGGGCGCTCACCGACGTGGTGGCCGAAGTGCTCGCCGGACGGACCCATCACGGCATGATGCCCAGCCGGCCCAACCCGACAGCGATCGAATTGCATGACGAAGTGGCGCGGGCGATCCGACTGCGCGACGAGGTCGCCGCCGAACGCGCCATGCGCGCGATCATCGACGAATCAGCCGCGGCGCTGGCCGAGGACCTATCCCCCCGAACAACCTGA